In Sporichthya polymorpha DSM 43042, a genomic segment contains:
- a CDS encoding MFS transporter gives MESATHVESGRQHHNVTLGILVLATMAYALQQTLVAPAMPAIQDDLGVSTTAITYLLTAFLLTGSVATPVMGRLGDMFGKKRLLVIALGVFAFGSLVCALSSSIEVLIAGRAIQGIGSAVFPLAFGIIRDEFPRERVASAVGLLSATFGIGGGAGIVLSGVIVDNLDYEWIFWLGLAVILIALVAAAMFVPESPVLAAGKVDWGGAALLSGGLVALLVGVSEGNSWGWSDARILGLFAAAAALLIAWVGYENRHPAPLVDMRMMRRRTVLTTNLSALLLGFGMFAGFILLPKFVQAPDGAGYGFGSSVTEAGLFMLPSSVVMLFAGPVAGWMCNRFGDRVPLLLGTTLALVAYAFLTVAHSEKWMIVLAITISGLGIGFSFAATANLILGAVQPTETGVAMGMNTIMRTVGGAVGGQIGAAVLMAHTGDSGLPSESGYTVAFGVLAGGVAVALLLVLAIPRRVVAAVPVPAPSPVAAHPVAAGLAAEAGAEPVRENLVGTVRTATGASAADAMVTVIGRSGREVARTRTAADGTYGLDLPGAGLYYVVAQLEGQHGSEVVQIGAPVDSGSADGESVRGDLVLWGASRPVAIDAGTATRPTSPFLRRNADVSSLS, from the coding sequence GTGGAGTCAGCAACGCACGTCGAGTCGGGGCGTCAGCACCACAACGTCACGCTCGGCATCCTCGTGCTGGCGACGATGGCGTACGCCCTCCAGCAGACCCTGGTCGCGCCGGCCATGCCGGCGATCCAGGACGACCTCGGCGTCTCCACGACGGCGATCACCTACCTGCTGACCGCGTTCCTGCTCACCGGGTCCGTCGCGACGCCGGTGATGGGGCGCCTCGGCGACATGTTCGGCAAGAAGCGCCTGCTGGTCATCGCGCTCGGCGTCTTCGCGTTCGGGTCACTGGTCTGTGCGCTCTCGTCCTCGATCGAGGTCCTGATCGCCGGGCGCGCGATCCAGGGCATCGGCTCGGCGGTGTTCCCGCTGGCGTTCGGCATCATCCGCGACGAGTTCCCGCGGGAGCGCGTCGCGAGCGCGGTCGGCCTGCTGTCGGCGACCTTCGGCATCGGCGGCGGCGCCGGGATCGTGCTCTCCGGCGTCATCGTCGACAACCTCGACTACGAGTGGATCTTCTGGCTCGGCCTCGCCGTCATCCTGATCGCGCTGGTCGCCGCGGCGATGTTCGTGCCGGAGTCGCCGGTCCTGGCCGCCGGCAAGGTCGACTGGGGCGGTGCGGCCCTGCTCTCCGGCGGGCTCGTCGCGCTGCTGGTCGGCGTCAGCGAGGGCAACAGCTGGGGCTGGTCGGACGCGCGCATCCTCGGGCTGTTCGCGGCCGCGGCGGCGCTGCTGATCGCGTGGGTCGGGTACGAGAACCGGCACCCGGCGCCGCTGGTCGACATGCGCATGATGCGCCGCCGCACCGTGCTCACCACGAACCTGTCGGCGCTGCTGCTCGGCTTCGGCATGTTCGCCGGGTTCATCCTGCTGCCGAAGTTCGTCCAGGCCCCGGACGGCGCCGGCTACGGCTTCGGATCGAGCGTCACCGAGGCGGGGCTGTTCATGCTCCCGTCGTCGGTCGTCATGCTCTTCGCGGGTCCGGTCGCGGGCTGGATGTGCAACCGCTTCGGCGACCGCGTGCCGCTGCTGCTCGGGACCACGCTCGCGCTGGTCGCCTACGCGTTCCTGACGGTCGCGCACTCCGAGAAGTGGATGATCGTCCTTGCGATCACGATCTCCGGCCTCGGGATCGGTTTCTCCTTCGCGGCCACCGCGAACCTGATCCTCGGCGCGGTGCAGCCGACCGAGACCGGCGTCGCGATGGGCATGAACACGATCATGCGCACCGTCGGCGGCGCCGTCGGCGGGCAAATCGGCGCCGCGGTGCTCATGGCGCACACCGGCGACTCCGGGCTCCCGAGCGAGTCGGGGTACACCGTCGCGTTCGGCGTCCTCGCCGGCGGCGTGGCCGTCGCGCTGCTGCTCGTCCTCGCGATCCCGCGTCGGGTCGTGGCCGCGGTTCCGGTCCCGGCTCCCTCGCCGGTGGCCGCGCACCCGGTCGCGGCCGGTCTGGCCGCCGAAGCCGGGGCCGAGCCCGTGCGAGAGAACCTCGTGGGGACGGTTCGGACCGCGACCGGCGCCTCCGCGGCGGACGCGATGGTCACCGTGATCGGCCGGTCCGGTCGGGAGGTGGCGCGGACGCGGACGGCGGCCGACGGCACCTACGGCCTCGACCTGCCGGGGGCGGGGCTCTACTACGTCGTCGCCCAGCTCGAGGGGCAGCACGGCTCGGAGGTCGTTCAGATCGGCGCTCCCGTGGACAGCGGGAGCGCGGACGGGGAATCGGTGCGGGGTGATCTCGTGTTGTGGGGAGCGAGCCGCCCCGTCGCCATCGACGCGGGGACGGCCACGAGGCCCACGTCACCTTTCCTTCGGCGGAACGCGGACGTATCCTCACTTAGCTAG
- a CDS encoding MFS transporter has translation MTPPGHAPARPHHNLTLGVLLLATLSYALQQTLVSPALPAIQRDLDTSTTAVTYTLTAFLLSASVATPIAGRLGDMFGKKRMLVIALGVFALGSLLCAFAPSIELLIAGRAVQGGGAAVFPLSFAIVRDEFPRERVPGAVGTLSATFGIGGGAGVVLSGVIVDHLSYEWVFRFGFLVVVAALFMAWRYVPESPVTSPAKIDWGGAVLMSGGLIALLVGVSEGNHWGWTDARILGLFAASAVLLLAWGTFEYKHPQPLVDMAMMRERTVLTTNLAGVLVGFGMFSLFILVPQYVQAPSSTGYGFGASVTEAGLFLLPATAVTLVAGPVAGWLGGRIGPQIPLAGGLLVALVAYVFLALEHSSATSILIATGLFGLGLGFAFASMINVIIGAVEPTKTGVATGMNTIMRTIGGSLGGQVAAAILTGHLVNGYATEHGFAVAFWVCAAAVAGAFGVALLIPRQKPSAEPKVATGVPLVETETPTVPRVVGAVPPRRLAS, from the coding sequence GTGACGCCGCCCGGACACGCTCCCGCGCGGCCGCACCACAACCTCACACTCGGGGTGCTCCTGCTGGCCACGCTGTCCTACGCGCTGCAGCAGACCCTGGTCTCGCCGGCGCTACCGGCGATCCAGCGGGACCTGGACACCTCGACGACCGCGGTCACCTACACGCTCACCGCGTTCCTGCTGTCGGCCTCGGTGGCGACGCCGATCGCCGGCCGGCTCGGGGACATGTTCGGCAAGAAGCGGATGCTGGTGATCGCCCTCGGGGTCTTCGCCCTCGGCTCGCTGCTCTGCGCGTTCGCCCCGTCGATCGAGTTGCTGATCGCCGGCCGCGCCGTGCAGGGCGGCGGCGCGGCGGTCTTCCCGCTGTCGTTCGCGATCGTCCGCGACGAGTTCCCGCGCGAGCGCGTGCCGGGCGCGGTCGGGACGCTGTCGGCGACGTTCGGCATCGGCGGCGGCGCGGGCGTCGTCCTCTCCGGCGTGATCGTCGACCACCTTTCCTACGAATGGGTGTTCCGCTTCGGGTTCCTCGTCGTCGTCGCGGCGCTGTTCATGGCGTGGCGTTACGTCCCCGAGTCGCCGGTGACGTCCCCGGCGAAGATCGACTGGGGCGGTGCCGTCCTGATGTCGGGCGGGCTGATCGCACTGCTCGTCGGCGTCAGCGAGGGCAACCACTGGGGCTGGACCGACGCCCGCATCCTCGGCCTGTTCGCGGCGTCCGCGGTGCTCCTGCTCGCCTGGGGCACGTTCGAGTACAAGCACCCCCAGCCGCTGGTCGACATGGCGATGATGCGCGAGCGCACCGTCCTGACGACGAACCTCGCCGGTGTGCTCGTCGGTTTCGGCATGTTCAGCCTGTTCATCCTCGTGCCGCAGTACGTGCAGGCGCCCTCCTCGACCGGCTACGGGTTCGGCGCCTCGGTCACCGAGGCCGGGCTGTTCCTGCTGCCGGCGACCGCCGTGACGCTCGTGGCCGGCCCGGTCGCGGGCTGGCTCGGCGGGCGCATCGGACCGCAGATCCCCCTGGCCGGTGGTCTGCTCGTCGCCCTCGTGGCCTACGTGTTCCTCGCGCTCGAGCACTCCAGCGCGACGTCGATCCTCATCGCCACCGGACTGTTCGGCCTCGGGCTCGGTTTCGCGTTCGCCTCGATGATCAACGTCATCATCGGCGCGGTGGAGCCGACGAAGACCGGCGTCGCGACCGGCATGAACACCATCATGCGGACGATCGGTGGCTCGCTCGGCGGGCAGGTGGCGGCGGCGATCCTCACCGGACACCTCGTGAACGGGTACGCCACCGAGCACGGCTTCGCGGTCGCCTTCTGGGTGTGCGCCGCTGCGGTCGCGGGTGCGTTCGGCGTCGCCCTGCTGATTCCTCGTCAGAAGCCGAGCGCGGAGCCCAAGGTCGCGACCGGCGTCCCGCTCGTCGAGACCGAGACCCCCACTGTTCCCCGTGTCGTCGGCGCGGTTCCCCCGCGCCGCCTGGCGAGCTGA
- a CDS encoding PDZ domain-containing protein has protein sequence MTRFERGSRYGRVATFALLTGLTATVLAGCGGNDDEAVAAPSAEGTPSARPAATVGPFNAKALIRPGYTVKSVAPMPLGPAGEPEYQVVVSADKDAVKGGTQNVQVFAYRDAAWTEVFDAAEAIVPFEMQGDFGAPESDRSPDPVLNQKHWVEKVAVQPVRFGLESPSLVIYGEDKDNPHVLGMLAVVDFVTEPGRANLDHFEMAQDLGAPKVTGSGNAQQLSVPNWWYPWVNGGDPAEYTQTVGLTEDNGVAVIADSRPWVGVWVSSSQNPGVMVSDVIAGGPADGKLQVGDRIVSVAGNNPKQGLGPELLAHEPGEDVTFSVDRGGKVTDVVLTLGDMSKAPNYWATPKPATIGVEVAPLSGRPGIAVTSVAAGSPAAAAGLKKGDAIQRVGDVRTGEPSDLDAALAGRAGQELEVEVQRASNQTETVTVTPKSAGPDGDVQVGLL, from the coding sequence ATGACGCGGTTCGAGCGAGGCAGCCGGTACGGGCGGGTGGCGACGTTCGCCCTGCTCACGGGCCTGACGGCCACGGTGCTGGCCGGGTGCGGGGGCAACGACGACGAGGCGGTGGCCGCCCCGTCGGCCGAGGGCACGCCGAGTGCGCGCCCGGCCGCGACCGTGGGTCCGTTCAACGCCAAGGCGTTGATCCGCCCCGGGTACACGGTGAAGTCGGTGGCCCCCATGCCGCTCGGGCCGGCGGGCGAGCCGGAGTATCAGGTGGTCGTCTCGGCCGACAAGGACGCGGTGAAGGGCGGCACGCAGAACGTGCAGGTCTTCGCCTACCGCGACGCGGCCTGGACCGAGGTCTTCGACGCGGCCGAGGCGATCGTGCCGTTCGAGATGCAGGGCGACTTCGGGGCACCGGAGTCCGACCGGAGCCCGGACCCCGTGCTGAACCAGAAGCACTGGGTCGAGAAGGTCGCGGTGCAGCCGGTGCGTTTCGGTCTGGAATCGCCCTCGCTGGTGATCTACGGCGAGGACAAGGACAACCCGCACGTGCTCGGCATGCTCGCCGTCGTGGACTTCGTCACCGAGCCCGGCCGCGCGAACCTCGACCACTTCGAGATGGCGCAGGACCTCGGGGCGCCGAAGGTCACCGGCTCCGGGAACGCCCAGCAGCTGTCGGTGCCGAACTGGTGGTACCCGTGGGTGAACGGCGGCGACCCGGCCGAGTACACCCAGACCGTCGGCCTGACCGAGGACAACGGCGTGGCCGTGATCGCTGACAGCCGCCCGTGGGTCGGCGTGTGGGTGAGCAGCAGTCAGAATCCAGGCGTCATGGTCAGTGACGTCATCGCCGGGGGGCCGGCGGACGGCAAGCTGCAGGTCGGGGACCGGATCGTCTCGGTGGCCGGCAACAACCCGAAGCAGGGCCTGGGGCCGGAGCTGCTTGCGCACGAGCCGGGCGAGGACGTCACGTTCTCGGTCGACCGCGGCGGCAAGGTCACCGACGTCGTGCTGACCCTCGGCGACATGTCGAAGGCGCCGAACTACTGGGCGACCCCGAAGCCCGCGACGATCGGCGTCGAGGTCGCGCCGCTGTCCGGCCGACCGGGCATCGCCGTCACGTCCGTGGCGGCGGGCAGCCCCGCGGCCGCGGCCGGGCTGAAGAAGGGCGACGCCATCCAGCGCGTCGGTGACGTCCGGACCGGCGAGCCGTCGGACCTCGATGCCGCCCTCGCCGGTCGCGCCGGGCAGGAGCTCGAGGTCGAGGTGCAGCGCGCGAGCAACCAGACCGAGACCGTCACCGTCACCCCGAAGTCCGCCGGTCCGGACGGGGACGTCCAGGTCGGGCTGCTCTAA
- a CDS encoding MFS transporter: MTDTHAPVRQHYRLTLAILVFSSMAYGLQQTLVAPALPAIQEDLDVSTTAVTYVLTAFLLSASVSTPIIGRLGDMFGKKKMLVATLAMFGLGSLVSALSTSIEVLIAGRVIQGAAGAIFPLAFGIVRDEFPREKVAGGIGLVSAMIGIGGATGVVFSGVIVDNLGYEWVFWIGLAFTSFTVVLTALYIPESPVTAPAKIDWGGAALLSGGMVALLIGVSEGNSWGWLDSRVIGLFTAAALLLVFWVAYEQRHPEPLVDMRMMSRRPVFTTNLAAVLIGFGMYSSFILFPKFVQTPSEAGYGFGSSVTEAGMFLLPNACAMLIAGPLTGRLTARHGSRFALLLGTVLVLVSFIFLAVWHSDPWMIYAVSFVSGLGTGFAFSAMPNLIIEAVEPTQTGVATGMNAIMRTVGGAIGGQVAAAVLTGYVVANTGFPREAGYTLTFVLLAAALGLALLCVLAIPRPGREPAEVPVAVPPIVEPALAEAVENTVLSPVALTGSVRRGGLPVPGAVLTLLGPDGREVTRARADADGRFALHPAAGRYYAVVSDTGRTPTALIVDLTADPVAVDVEMPGLPAGSAALPDVAGSMRPSGSAAEEGSHSGLVRRS; encoded by the coding sequence GTGACCGACACGCACGCTCCGGTCCGCCAGCACTACCGACTCACCCTGGCGATCCTGGTCTTCTCGTCGATGGCCTACGGCCTGCAGCAGACGCTGGTCGCGCCGGCCCTGCCGGCGATCCAGGAGGATCTCGACGTCTCGACCACCGCGGTCACCTACGTCCTGACCGCGTTCCTGCTCTCCGCGTCGGTGTCGACGCCGATCATCGGCCGACTCGGCGACATGTTCGGCAAGAAGAAGATGCTCGTCGCGACGCTGGCGATGTTCGGCCTCGGGTCGTTGGTGAGTGCCCTCTCGACGTCGATCGAGGTGCTGATCGCCGGCCGGGTCATCCAGGGCGCGGCGGGGGCGATCTTCCCGTTGGCGTTCGGCATCGTCCGCGACGAGTTCCCGCGCGAGAAGGTCGCCGGCGGCATCGGCCTGGTCAGCGCGATGATCGGCATCGGCGGTGCCACCGGGGTCGTGTTCTCCGGCGTCATCGTCGACAACCTCGGCTACGAGTGGGTCTTCTGGATCGGGCTGGCGTTCACCAGCTTCACCGTCGTCCTCACGGCCCTGTACATCCCGGAGTCGCCGGTGACGGCGCCGGCGAAGATCGACTGGGGCGGAGCCGCGCTGCTCTCGGGCGGCATGGTCGCGCTGCTGATCGGCGTCAGCGAGGGCAACTCGTGGGGCTGGCTCGACTCGCGGGTCATCGGGTTGTTCACGGCCGCCGCGCTGCTGCTGGTGTTCTGGGTCGCGTACGAGCAGCGGCACCCGGAGCCGTTGGTCGACATGCGGATGATGAGCCGCCGGCCGGTGTTCACGACGAACCTGGCGGCCGTGCTGATCGGGTTCGGGATGTACAGCTCGTTCATCCTGTTCCCGAAGTTCGTCCAGACGCCGTCGGAGGCCGGGTACGGCTTCGGTTCGAGCGTCACCGAGGCGGGCATGTTCCTGCTGCCGAACGCGTGCGCCATGCTCATCGCGGGCCCGCTGACGGGGCGCCTGACGGCTCGTCACGGGTCGCGGTTCGCCCTGCTGCTCGGCACCGTTCTGGTGCTGGTGTCGTTCATCTTCCTGGCCGTGTGGCACTCCGACCCGTGGATGATCTACGCGGTCAGCTTCGTCTCCGGCCTCGGCACCGGCTTCGCGTTCTCCGCGATGCCGAACCTGATCATCGAGGCCGTGGAGCCGACCCAGACCGGCGTCGCCACCGGCATGAACGCAATCATGCGCACGGTCGGCGGAGCGATCGGCGGTCAGGTCGCCGCCGCGGTGCTGACCGGATACGTCGTCGCGAACACCGGCTTCCCGCGGGAGGCCGGCTACACCCTGACGTTCGTCCTCCTCGCCGCTGCCCTCGGCCTCGCCCTGCTCTGCGTCCTCGCGATCCCCCGCCCGGGCCGCGAACCCGCCGAGGTCCCGGTCGCCGTCCCGCCGATCGTCGAACCCGCCCTCGCCGAGGCGGTCGAGAACACCGTCCTCTCACCCGTCGCCCTCACCGGCTCGGTCCGCCGCGGCGGCCTCCCGGTCCCCGGCGCCGTCCTCACCCTCCTCGGCCCCGACGGCCGCGAGGTGACCCGGGCCCGCGCCGATGCCGACGGACGGTTCGCCCTCCACCCGGCGGCCGGTCGCTACTACGCCGTCGTCTCCGACACCGGTCGCACCCCGACCGCCCTAATCGTCGACCTCACCGCCGACCCGGTCGCTGTCGACGTCGAGATGCCCGGCCTCCCGGCGGGATCGGCAGCCCTCCCCGACGTGGCAGGATCGATGCGGCCGTCGGGTTCGGCGGCCGAGGAGGGCTCGCATAGTGGCCTAGTGCGGCGGTCTTGA
- a CDS encoding MarR family winged helix-turn-helix transcriptional regulator: MPSANAPVTGSQPDARPASGEPVEFWTAWDEFFAAMRRVRGRAAREDGLTISQFRLLCAVQRCPDAGLRELAEEVGASAPTVTRMLAGLERDGIVTREASARGQRRVCVTLTASGREVLEAKRSQVEARRAAVYSSLRPEERAQLQHLLPRLAEALDAL, encoded by the coding sequence ATGCCGAGTGCGAACGCTCCGGTCACCGGGTCGCAGCCCGACGCGCGCCCCGCTTCCGGTGAGCCCGTCGAGTTCTGGACCGCGTGGGACGAGTTCTTCGCGGCCATGCGCCGGGTCCGCGGTCGTGCCGCCCGCGAGGACGGCCTGACGATCTCGCAGTTCCGGTTGCTGTGCGCCGTGCAGCGCTGCCCCGACGCCGGGCTGCGCGAGCTGGCCGAGGAGGTCGGGGCGAGCGCGCCGACCGTCACCCGCATGCTCGCGGGGCTCGAGCGCGACGGCATCGTCACGCGCGAGGCGTCGGCCCGTGGCCAGCGCCGCGTGTGCGTGACGCTGACCGCGAGCGGCCGTGAGGTGCTCGAGGCCAAGCGTTCGCAGGTCGAGGCCCGGCGGGCCGCGGTGTACTCCTCGCTCAGGCCCGAGGAGCGGGCGCAGTTGCAGCACCTGTTGCCCCGTCTCGCCGAGGCGCTGGACGCTCTGTGA
- a CDS encoding DUF6884 domain-containing protein: MAARHVILIGCVQTKLDAPAPAADLFTSPLFKARRAYAERSRRRWYVLSSRYGLLAPDRIVAPYDLPQARQPVDDRNIWAEMVLAQLQEELGGLKGRVLEVHAGSAYVDPIAPSLADLGATVLAPLRGLGLGQHLAWYAAQTPAPRAPRKRART; the protein is encoded by the coding sequence ATGGCGGCCCGACACGTGATCCTGATCGGCTGCGTCCAGACCAAGCTCGACGCGCCCGCGCCGGCCGCGGACCTGTTCACCAGCCCGCTGTTCAAGGCCCGCCGCGCGTACGCGGAACGCAGCCGCCGACGCTGGTACGTCCTCTCCTCGCGCTACGGCCTGCTCGCCCCCGACCGGATCGTCGCGCCCTACGACCTCCCCCAGGCCCGACAGCCCGTCGACGACCGCAACATCTGGGCCGAGATGGTCCTCGCGCAGCTGCAGGAGGAACTCGGGGGTCTGAAGGGTCGCGTGCTGGAGGTCCACGCGGGGTCTGCGTACGTCGACCCGATTGCGCCGAGCCTCGCCGACCTCGGGGCGACGGTCCTGGCCCCGCTGCGCGGGCTGGGACTCGGTCAGCATCTCGCGTGGTACGCCGCCCAGACCCCCGCGCCGCGGGCGCCCCGCAAGCGGGCGCGAACCTGA
- a CDS encoding pyridoxamine 5'-phosphate oxidase family protein translates to MPTKSPGGATTADPTYSGLVGAVFEEIDETLAGWIAEQPMFFVATAPLAGDALVNVSPRGHDTFSVLGPHRVGWVDYTGSGVETIAHLRENGRICVMFCAFGASPRVVRLHGRGSVHLPGTAEFDEVAKRHPSHPGTRAVITVDVQRISDACGFGVPMMDVLAERTTLRVLGDRAAPGQMAEYRAKANARSIDGLPGMPDVV, encoded by the coding sequence ATGCCGACGAAGTCGCCGGGCGGCGCGACGACCGCGGACCCGACCTACAGTGGGCTTGTGGGGGCCGTGTTCGAGGAGATCGACGAGACGCTCGCGGGGTGGATCGCCGAGCAGCCGATGTTCTTCGTGGCGACGGCGCCATTGGCCGGCGACGCCCTGGTGAACGTCTCGCCGCGCGGGCACGACACGTTCTCGGTCCTCGGACCGCACCGCGTCGGCTGGGTCGACTACACCGGCAGCGGGGTCGAGACCATCGCGCACCTGCGTGAGAACGGCCGCATCTGCGTCATGTTCTGCGCGTTCGGCGCGAGCCCCCGGGTGGTGCGTCTGCACGGCCGCGGGTCGGTCCACCTGCCCGGCACCGCGGAGTTCGACGAGGTCGCCAAGCGGCACCCGTCCCACCCCGGAACCCGCGCCGTGATCACCGTCGACGTGCAGCGAATCAGCGACGCCTGCGGCTTCGGGGTCCCGATGATGGACGTCCTCGCGGAGCGCACCACGCTCCGGGTCCTCGGCGATCGCGCCGCCCCCGGCCAGATGGCCGAGTACCGCGCGAAGGCCAACGCCCGGAGCATCGACGGCCTCCCCGGCATGCCTGACGTCGTCTGA